The Ziziphus jujuba cultivar Dongzao chromosome 3, ASM3175591v1 region caaacaataataaaaaaattaaaaaaagtaagatGGTATCATATTTACAACCGAGTACACCAAACAACGTCACCCCACAGAACCTAATCCAACCCTTAACCTCGTTCAATCAACGAAACAGACTCTCCAACCTCGCAAATATTAAAGAACGATTAAAATAACCGAATAAAAAGAAaccaattaataattcaaaaagaaTTATCATTTTCTCACTCTcactaggttttttttttttttttttaaatagcaaaTGCAGTAAAATATATTAACCGAATTATCAGCACAATAAATGAATTTGGCCCCGTCTCCACGTCACCATTTTTGCTCCGAAACCacttcaaacaaaataaaatatagaaaagaaaaaattgaaaaacagagATTGGACAAATACATAGAGTCTACAACGATCATAGTTGCTTCAAgatctataataataataataatgagtgTAGAGTAACAATTAACAACCGAACATCGGATTGTGTGAGAGATTAAGGGGAAGAAACCACCTTTCACAATGTCACTGTTGAAAACGACGATCTGGCTTTGACAAATGCAAGCTCTAGAGCTATCTATGAAGCCCAACCCGCCATATATAGACACGTTGACAATTCCCATTTAccatttcacttttttttttttcccttatattcCAGTTGGGTTGAATCCAACCAGTTATATGGGCCATCACCGCAATGTGATATGGTAATTAATCCACCTAACAAACTGTAGAAAAACCTTATCCTCTCCAACGCCACAAACCCAAAGCTCTCTCACAAAAACACTGCctttcattctctctctctcaaaacaACACTATGGCAACCCTTCACTTCACTCCATCTCCTTCGTTCACTTTCCCAAGACAAAAGCACCTCACTAAGCTCTATGCTCCTTTTCAGCTCAGTCGCCGGCCACGCTCCGGCTCATGGAAATCTTTTACTGTCCGATCCTACAAAGTGGTGATTGAGCACCAGGGTCAATCCACAGAGCTTGAGGTTGACTCTGATGAGACCATATTAGGCAAGGCATTGGACTCTGGCTTGTCTGTGCCGCATGATTGTAAGCTTGGTGTGTGCATGACTTGCCCAGCTCGGCTCATAAGTGGTTCGGTTGATCAAAGTGATGGTATGCTCAGTGATGATGTTGTGGAGCGCGGGTATGCTCTTTTATGTGCAGCCTATCCACGGTCGGATTGTCGCATTAAGACTATCCCTGAAGATGAGCTGCTCTCCCTGCAATTAGCTACGGCTAATGactaaattttggattttgcCAAATGGGTGGTGGTCTTTTTGATCGTTGTATCGGATTCTAATTTGTTGAGTAGAATGAAACTTTGCTTTACTAGTTGTTACTTGTACTGTCTGTTAACATATACAGTCAAAAATTTGTCTAATTACTTTTGTGTTTTACTACTGCATTAGCTGATCTGGAATTGTTTATTATGCGGGGCTGTGAAAGAAAATCCGTTCTAAGCAACAGGAGTTAAACATGTTAATGTTAATAAGGAAAGGAGAACAGATTGAGTATAATGTTTCATTTCAACAGCATATTGACGATAAGCAGAAAATCTTCTACTTTTATATTCATAGCttacaaagaagaaaatatgtTTCAAGAAGTATGTTAAAGAAATGAAAACTACAAAACCACAATCCACGCACTTAACTATTCATGCTCCTAAGCAGGCTAAACTAATAAGATGAAGGACCAGGTTTCTTGGGTCTTCTTTGCTTTATCTTCACCTTCACATTGATGCCATTGTCCATGATAGACTGAAGCACAAAATGAAGCTTGCCCTCCAACCTCTCCCCTTTCCTTGGTGTGTAAATCACATCATGAATATCATCAGCCAAAGCTCTCTGAGCCAAAACTGTCCCCACAGCAGCACAAGCAACTGAATCTCTAGTTGAAGCCAGGTCGAATTTCATGTCCTTTGATATGGAATGCGCTACAGCCACAACTTTACTTGTCGCTCTATGAACAATGCAGGCACGGACAGATGCTTTCGAAATGTAAATGTCCAGGCAGAAAGGTTCATGATAAGGACCTGTAAGCTGATTAAAAGTGGGAGCCCTTAGCTTCTTCTTCCCAACACAAGTACTTTCTATTTCATCCATTGGAGACATTAAGCcagattttttgttcaaaacttTAGGTAGTTTGTCACTTACAGAAGCTACATTTTGACGAGgactttcatttttcttctcctttggaTCATCCTTTTTCTTCAAAGATTTCTTATAACGATGAAAGTCGAAACTGTACTCTTCAAACTCTTTGGAACCACGATCAAGCTTATAGAAAAGATTGCCACGAATTCTCATATTAtcaatttcatcaaaatctGGGTCTTCCTGACCAGGTTGGGAACAATTATCAACCACTTCCTCAGACAACGAACTTGTTCCCATTGCAGCCCCGTCCATTCCTTGCCAAGCTTGTGCCAAACCCGATGATAACCGCCAAGCATCATGGTCCACAAGCTCAATTTCATAACCATTTGAAGAAGGCTTAGCATCAGGAAACAATGGAGAAAGATGAAGTCTACTACAATAATAAGCAACTGGTACAAAGTGAGTTACTACTTCAGCCTCCCTATTTACAACTGTGGAAGAAGCATTGGAGCAAGAACAAGAAACTCCTGAAAGAAAATGAGGCTTCAACGCCAACGCTAATATCATTCCTCTCCTCGAGAACATTGTTCAGGTCGGTCGTGATCAAACCCACAAGGTAGCCAGCTATGGGTATTGAGTACTGATACCCAAGTTTTGAATTACAAAAGGATTGACATGACTAGACTTGATCGAAGCAGAGAGGTACTTAGCGACAAAACATCAAACAGTTGGTATACAATGGATATATACCTCGGTTTGTAGCAAAGATATGAGATTTTGTGCATTTAACTTTGATTTTGCGTGAAGGACATGACCCAATGACCAGCTCCACCCACCAATGGATGCTATTGTTCCGCCATATTCTTATCACAAACCCGATGGAGAGAGCTCGTTCAGTCTCGACCAAAATCGTGGAGTTGTGTCATAGAAAACATTGAAATGGAATTGTTCTATACACTCCACAGATAAATTGTTTGTGTTTttcgaaaaacaaaaaaaaaaaaaaaaaaagattaattgttTGTGTATTTGTGTCTTATGAATTGGGCTGATACTGTGGGCCACGTGACAATGTTCAGTAAAGGGACTGATTCATGGCCCATACTAAACGCATTGCTGAAATTACTACATATACCAACAACATGACTTACATTACACCAAAACATATTTGGGCCAATATAATGGGCCTAATTAATTATTGTCCGCCTGAACTCAGGATATTAGCCCATACTAAACACATCTCTATGTGGACTGCATACAAAATCAATGTGACTACACAATACAATACCCAAAATATGTATTGGGCCATTATTATggctcaaattaattattttccgcCTGAGCTCAACAACATAACTATCCACCCCACTGACATACATTGTGTTCCTATATTTTGAATTGGGCGTAAACTGTGGGCCAAATGACAATGTAAAGGACTATCTGCAGCCCATACCAAATACACAATATATTTAGGGGAATTTGTCCAATATCTCTATTTGAAagcttttaataaaatatatccctCTCCTTTCAAGATTTTTcgttttgtctttttattttttaatatttctaaactatccttttcaaatatcaaaaagaaaaatacacatGAAATGCCCAACGAAAAGAGGAAAGGGAAAATGAGAGAGTGGCGAAGCAAGAGTTCTTTAGGAGAGAGACAAGTGGAGGAAGCATCCTAGGTTCAGCAATTAGCCCAGCCATGCCCTTCTCGGTTTTGGCCTCGAAGTCCCATCATCAACGTCTACCTGATTGGCGAGCAGATCTACAGCAAACTCCTGGGTCCTTCCTCCTTCTCCTCTTCTGGGTCTGCTTTTAATGGTGTGGTCTTTCCTGGATTTTTCAAGAAAtcttcaaaatggaaaaatacaattagaatcctATCGTCAGAACCTTGGCTTGGTTTTTATCATAGGGACTTGCCAAATGGAAGTTTATTTTGGAAGCTGCAACAGGAGGAATCATCCATGGTTAGATTCAATTCTACTAtacttttaatctttttctcttaattttattgcttttcttACTTTGAgtagggagagaaaaaaaaaaaaaaaagaaaaagaagcaaaaatttgttttaaaaatgcaaaactttAGCAGTTAAGTTTTGTCAAGTTTTCTAAATTCTTAACCATATatgtttttatgataaatttttagatgAAGTATTCAAGAGGGCCTAATCCTACCAACTGTGAGTAATTtttccatccttttttttttgttttaattgccgttgttgatttatagaattttgttGGCCgctgagaaaatcttggaaaagggaggagagaagttaattttttgaaatatcaaattCGCATTTTTGAGCAAAAGATATTGACTTTTCttagttaattatattaaattttggtcTAAAACAAGGCTTTTTACTAGGGATTTTCTTCAGTGTCTAAACAGAAGTTAGATTAGTTAAACATGGttttagttttggaaaatttattattaaagttgTTTTTTATGATCTTAATCAGCTTTCAAAGCCAAGGGATCAGACCTATGCATTCATTTTAAGGTATGCTTGTTCAACTAGATTGCCTCATTAATTGCTTTTATGTGGTTGGTCCTGTACTTTGTGATAAACAATAGTTCTACAGATCACCATCTGTTCTTTAAAGCCTATTTGATTGGTGGACCTATAAGGTATATTTTTAGGTTCACTGGAACACAGTAATGGAAGCTGTATTGAGTTGGGACAGATGAAGGTCCTATGCTATTATTGGAAGATAGAATTTCCTTTTTGTTCGCTTCCTTCCTTTTCCTATGGCTTTATGTACCAAAGTGTCTTTGAGAGTTAAGGTCTTGGTATGTGTGATAGACATGGATATTTTTTCCATGGGCATgtcatttcttattttgattgaaTCTTGAATCTATGCTTACAAAATTTCTCATTTGTAGGATTGCTACATTGACATCTGCTCCCCAGAGGTTCTAATCATTTTTACTGACAATTTTGATTACCAACATCTATGGTGCCATTTTGTCAAAGGATTGCTTGTTGATGATGTATGTATTTCAAATCAACTATCTATTATGTTAAAACAAATTTAACCTGTCAGCTGGATTTACATTTCCATCTCATACTTATATATTGTATTACATAAATGGAGGCACAAATACACATACATGATCCTCATGCCTCTACCAACATGAATTGTGCATAAATTATTCAaactttatgttttaaaatgtaaacaGAACTCTCTTTGATTACAATGTAGTAGAATTATTTCAGATCACTCCTCTagtatcttatatatatttatattgataaatacatatatatatatatatatatatatatatatatatatatacagttcgtCTATGGTgcagacggtcctcatgcggaccatagtattggtgacggtttttcatagtattagtgacaattttctaaaaaaccatcgttaatactatgaaaaaccgccactaatactgcggttctcatgcggaccgtcctcaccatagaatttccgtatatatatatatatatatatatatgtatatatatatatatatatatatatatatatatatatatatgtatatatatgtatatactgtCATCTACAGTGCCGTTCTTGATCAAACCTCTTTGCACGACAAAATATCTTCTGAATTTAAGAACATATTATACACACTTTTATaaaggtcatatatatatatatatatatatttagcattGAACAGATCTTGAAGAGAGTGGGGCTCTGGAATATCTAAATAGGGTTAATGAAATATCTAAATCCATATATTATATtgcttctaatatatatatatatatatatatgttccatCCCATACATGAACATATAATATGTGCATAACTAGCGACTCCAAATCTTTATAGACCTACTAGAACTCCTATTCCAAATGTACATTGGCCAAAGCATGCCATGTAGACAAATCAGCTGGAAACGAGATGTAAGGCAATCAATGCATCGTACAAGTTCACTTATTTTACTTCAGTATCAATATTAACGTAGCTATAGGACATTTGtagtaaaaattattgattgcAAGAACTACGTACCAgcataagttattttattttattttctcattgTGGATTgcatgtttttgaatatttatttgctaATTACATGCTGATTGTATTAGTCTGCTGGGTTTGTATAGCATCTTAAAATTAGTGAAACTTGATGCATTCTAACTGGTGCATCTTTTGCCTTGTGCAGTGTCTTTATGAGTCTTTTGAGGAAGAAGCTGGATATTTTCAGTTTGCTACGACAATAACATCGAATGATATTGATGAAATATAGAAGTTTCTTGATGCTACTGTTGATGCAAGGTATTCACTTTTTAGTTATTCCAAACATGATGTACTGGatgaaacaattttaattatgtaaatatgGTAATCCTGCGTTTGGATGGCATAAGTGATGCTAATTGTGTAGAAGTTCTTTTCACCAATGATGAGAACCACAAACGAATTTATGTTGTTTGCATTAGTTTCTATGAATTACATTTAGTCTAgaatatttgtaattaatttttcactGCTAGTTGCATCTTAgtgtataattattattttttttcccacataCTTTATCATTGATTTATTGCACTATTTATAATCTTAATTGATCGTAGTTTACAGTTGTGAGGGTTTGATTATTAAGACTTTGAATAAAGATGCTACATATGAGCCTTCCAAGCGGTCACTAAATTGGTTGGAATTAACAAGAGCATTGTCACACAAAGCAAGGTCATCCTAATTATATGATAATGTCTTTCATCAGCTTCTGACATTTCCCTTATCCTTTTTGTTTCTTCCTCTAAAACATGGTCTTCTTCATTCAAGATAAAGGATTAAACAATGCCATTGTTTGTCACCATGAAATGTTAACATTAAATTTATGATACATTttgctatatataattatataatctggtttttggttgtattttttcctattattttaaattctttttctcTGGTTCACTCAATTCCACTTTTTGTAAGTCTTAAAAAGCAATGTACACGGGTGGTTATCTGCAGAAGTTACAAGCTGATCTCCAAAAGCAATAGAAAAGgatgtttatgatttttttcacTTATTGTGGTGCAATTGAGCATGTTGAAATCATCAGGTAGAGTCATTCTGCACAAATCAATAGTAGTCCATGGAACCATGAGGGCAATAGTGGTTCATCAGTAACAAATCAATAGAAATAATTTCCATTGAATGGAAAAGACAATTTAGTTCCCaccaaattctaaaattattctgTATAAGGATCTTCATTTCCAGGATGTTTTGTTTCCAGGATCTTAGTGTTTATGAAGATTGATATATGGGCATCACTTATCTCTTATTCAACTAAAGCACCCAAATTTCTAGAGTACTCTCTCTTTAGCTATCTAAAATTCTCTGCATTGTAAAACTTGCAACTGAAATTGCCACTATCTTCTGTACTAGGTTCCACCATGTCATGCCTGCTAAAATGACCATAAATTGAATGGAAGTCAACTACTTGCACTCGATAATGTATTTGCACAATTTTTATTGTGTCATACATAATATGTATGCTATTTGTTGAGAATATACAtccatttttcttatatttctgATTTACCATGTATTTTTGGTATGCTTGCAAAGAAGATCTTGGTGTAGCAAAAGTTGTAGCTGCAATGATTGGTTTATCTATAATCCTTTTGTTAGGAgtccttgattggaatgatTGCTTAAGTGAGATATTAGCATGGGATACCTTGGCTTGGTTTGTTGTTCTAGAGTGGGCATGGCCAGGCAACTGACAAATCTTGGTAATGTAAACTGGATGTCTA contains the following coding sequences:
- the LOC107423173 gene encoding uncharacterized protein LOC107423173; translation: MFSRRGMILALALKPHFLSGVSCSCSNASSTVVNREAEVVTHFVPVAYYCSRLHLSPLFPDAKPSSNGYEIELVDHDAWRLSSGLAQAWQGMDGAAMGTSSLSEEVVDNCSQPGQEDPDFDEIDNMRIRGNLFYKLDRGSKEFEEYSFDFHRYKKSLKKKDDPKEKKNESPRQNVASVSDKLPKVLNKKSGLMSPMDEIESTCVGKKKLRAPTFNQLTGPYHEPFCLDIYISKASVRACIVHRATSKVVAVAHSISKDMKFDLASTRDSVACAAVGTVLAQRALADDIHDVIYTPRKGERLEGKLHFVLQSIMDNGINVKVKIKQRRPKKPGPSSY
- the LOC107423176 gene encoding ferredoxin C 1, chloroplastic, producing the protein MATLHFTPSPSFTFPRQKHLTKLYAPFQLSRRPRSGSWKSFTVRSYKVVIEHQGQSTELEVDSDETILGKALDSGLSVPHDCKLGVCMTCPARLISGSVDQSDGMLSDDVVERGYALLCAAYPRSDCRIKTIPEDELLSLQLATAND